A region of Nostoc sp. 'Peltigera membranacea cyanobiont' N6 DNA encodes the following proteins:
- a CDS encoding glycosyltransferase family 10 domain-containing protein, with protein sequence MTIKTVGMISSYRGLETRADWLWQQTPHQFGVWGNMQMQALATKPDFLLMYQFDFPQAAPQKSWLDSFRKQRQKSVVNVDSLLRGVNKERIIYLLREPPLDEIVEITNHNYQQAQKYCGYISGPDDFAPTPDYMPAIWYHSNSFQDLNEMPPPQKVAPCSWITSGISRTAKHRQRLDFLQSLQSSGIKFDLYGRNLPESAKKSGELGNKWYGMAPYYYNLAIENYADNNWYVSEKLWDSLLAWCLPIYYGGPAADKLLPPGSFLRLPSLDEKGIAYIKEVTATPDAWYAAKDAIAEARQIILHKLNLLNWLSNFVDKHS encoded by the coding sequence ATGACTATCAAAACTGTAGGTATGATTAGCAGCTATCGAGGTTTAGAAACTAGAGCCGATTGGCTGTGGCAACAAACCCCGCATCAATTTGGAGTTTGGGGCAATATGCAAATGCAGGCACTAGCAACCAAACCAGATTTTCTACTGATGTATCAATTTGATTTTCCCCAAGCAGCGCCACAAAAATCTTGGTTAGATAGTTTTCGCAAACAGCGCCAGAAATCAGTAGTAAATGTTGATTCTCTACTGCGTGGTGTCAACAAAGAGCGAATTATTTATTTGCTAAGGGAACCGCCTTTAGATGAAATTGTCGAAATAACTAATCACAATTATCAACAAGCCCAGAAGTATTGCGGCTACATTTCTGGCCCCGATGATTTTGCTCCCACTCCTGACTATATGCCTGCTATTTGGTATCACTCAAATTCATTTCAAGATTTAAATGAAATGCCACCGCCTCAAAAGGTTGCTCCATGTAGTTGGATTACTTCAGGAATTAGTCGCACAGCCAAGCATCGCCAGCGTTTAGACTTTTTGCAGTCCCTACAATCTAGTGGCATTAAATTTGATTTATATGGGCGCAACTTACCAGAATCGGCTAAAAAGTCAGGAGAACTAGGTAACAAATGGTATGGCATGGCTCCATACTATTACAATTTGGCAATTGAAAATTATGCTGATAATAATTGGTATGTGAGCGAGAAACTTTGGGATAGTTTACTTGCGTGGTGTTTACCAATTTACTATGGTGGCCCGGCTGCTGATAAATTATTGCCACCAGGTAGTTTTTTGCGGCTGCCCAGTTTAGATGAAAAAGGTATTGCCTACATCAAAGAAGTTACAGCTACACCTGATGCTTGGTATGCTGCCAAAGATGCGATCGCAGAAGCACGTCAAATCATTTTACACAAATTAAACTTGCTTAACTGGTTATCAAATTTTGTCGATAAACACTCATAA
- a CDS encoding Npun_R2821/Npun_R2822 family protein, with protein MNGICTLGNDYVFDQLVALLNSIDVILGSETPVCIYPFDDRTQRIADEIAKRPNVFIYDDRESINRWDQFMLSAAPERLNRSKSRLYGAHRRFCAFDGPFDKFIYLDADTLVMNSLATVFEKLDTYDFVVYDFQFKDVSKIYNVNSPKLQEIFEQKRIDSEIFCSGFYGAKRGIFNSEQRDLLISHLQNGEAEILYGGAGEQPLINYMVMRSNLSIYNFARQLPDNQKTGCSATSKHFEEREHLLYDKGNRLTYLHYIGIPPQINQAVCAGENIEFPYRDLFLYYRYLHEPEKFPIFTNPPKNYNDAPVPNLLTRALRKFKLINQG; from the coding sequence ATGAATGGTATTTGTACCCTTGGCAATGATTATGTTTTCGATCAACTGGTGGCTCTGCTCAACAGTATTGATGTTATTTTAGGCTCAGAAACTCCTGTTTGCATTTATCCTTTCGACGATCGGACACAGCGAATTGCTGATGAAATAGCTAAACGCCCTAATGTATTTATTTACGACGATCGCGAATCAATCAACCGTTGGGATCAATTTATGCTCTCAGCAGCACCAGAACGATTGAATCGGAGTAAATCACGTTTGTATGGCGCTCACCGTCGTTTTTGTGCTTTTGATGGGCCATTCGATAAGTTTATCTATTTAGATGCAGACACCTTGGTGATGAACTCACTAGCAACAGTGTTTGAAAAGCTAGATACTTATGATTTTGTTGTCTACGATTTCCAATTTAAAGACGTTAGTAAAATATACAATGTTAATTCTCCTAAATTACAAGAAATTTTCGAGCAAAAGCGGATAGATTCTGAAATCTTTTGCTCAGGTTTCTATGGTGCAAAGCGGGGAATATTTAACTCAGAACAAAGAGATTTACTGATATCCCATTTACAAAATGGTGAGGCGGAAATCTTGTATGGCGGTGCTGGCGAACAACCATTGATTAACTACATGGTAATGAGGTCTAATCTTTCTATTTATAACTTTGCTCGGCAACTGCCAGATAATCAAAAAACCGGATGTTCTGCTACATCTAAGCACTTCGAGGAACGAGAACACCTTCTTTATGACAAAGGCAATCGACTAACTTATCTTCACTATATTGGTATTCCTCCTCAGATCAATCAAGCAGTCTGTGCTGGAGAAAATATTGAGTTTCCTTATCGAGATTTATTTCTCTACTATCGTTACTTACACGAACCAGAGAAGTTTCCAATCTTTACAAATCCTCCTAAGAATTATAATGACGCTCCAGTACCAAATTTACTTACAAGAGCTTTGCGGAAATTTAAGTTAATTAACCAAGGATAA
- a CDS encoding Npun_R2821/Npun_R2822 family protein — protein sequence MSKGIYIVANDRVIDNAIALLNSIRYYDPEVNIYLIPFNEDYHKVAEQLTTLHNVQIFPDLELIDKFTKRIGEIFDRDFLALPNKMRKLVAWFGPLDEFIYIDTDIVVFEKIADNLDKLSEVDFFCCDYHHANDKLRNIFSPFVKEQEIFSDAQLQDVFNSGFWASRKGVITEQQMDEALRECATHREYFDFSEGVTDQPILNYLVLKLISKRGNLVKIPGGGPGSWAGSQNFQQQDYALYDRGQRLKYLHWAGTRMKTGSPYWQLWEHYRYLHEGKFAFIPKLTRRLFPFVAART from the coding sequence ATGAGCAAGGGAATTTATATTGTTGCTAATGACCGCGTTATCGATAATGCGATCGCTTTACTCAATAGCATTCGTTACTATGACCCAGAAGTAAACATTTATCTCATACCATTTAATGAAGATTATCACAAGGTAGCAGAGCAGCTTACTACCTTACACAACGTGCAAATTTTTCCAGATTTAGAACTTATTGATAAATTTACCAAACGTATCGGAGAAATTTTTGATAGAGATTTCCTCGCCTTACCCAACAAGATGCGTAAACTTGTGGCGTGGTTTGGCCCTTTAGATGAGTTTATCTATATTGATACAGATATTGTCGTCTTTGAAAAAATCGCCGACAATTTAGACAAACTTTCAGAAGTCGATTTCTTCTGTTGTGATTACCATCATGCCAATGACAAGCTGCGAAATATTTTTTCCCCATTTGTGAAAGAGCAGGAAATTTTTTCCGATGCCCAACTTCAAGACGTTTTTAACAGTGGTTTTTGGGCTTCCAGAAAAGGAGTTATTACCGAACAACAAATGGATGAAGCTTTGCGAGAGTGTGCGACGCATCGTGAATATTTCGATTTTTCTGAAGGAGTTACAGATCAACCAATTTTAAATTATCTTGTTCTCAAACTAATTTCTAAACGGGGAAATCTCGTTAAAATTCCTGGGGGTGGGCCTGGTAGTTGGGCTGGTTCGCAAAATTTCCAACAGCAAGATTACGCCCTCTATGACCGAGGGCAACGATTAAAATATCTCCATTGGGCTGGTACGCGAATGAAAACTGGTAGTCCCTATTGGCAATTGTGGGAACACTATCGTTATCTCCATGAGGGAAAATTCGCTTTCATCCCCAAACTGACTCGCCGTTTATTTCCCTTTGTTGCTGCCCGCACTTAA
- a CDS encoding Npun_R2821/Npun_R2822 family protein, with the protein MIDGIYILANDVVYDQLVALLNSIEANAGRPIPVCVIPYNERLDKVKAEVAARDNVTLFEDYASIARWEDFGTRIWKAHPRALKLWQEYGLPENYRVERHRKLCCLDGPFNKFIFFDGDTLLMKPLDDVYQKLDEYDWLANDFQYKSDLDYIFNWTEEKLEKVFSLKNISKNVFCSGWFASKKGVFDDVMLANLLEKLEAGEADALAWADSDQTVLNYLVLRSGISYYNYAAHTSATGNHWSSKFDVVDNILYDQGKPLTYIHYMSVSSSDFARLCTGEDVNIPYRDVFLHYRYLKSPEQRPKSFKRQSPLVRLQNTTTSFLNQKVSNIKLNYRNFKDRITK; encoded by the coding sequence ATGATTGATGGCATTTACATCCTAGCCAATGATGTTGTCTATGACCAACTAGTTGCTTTACTTAATAGCATAGAAGCTAATGCTGGTAGACCAATTCCTGTTTGTGTAATTCCATATAATGAGCGGTTAGACAAGGTAAAAGCAGAGGTTGCAGCTAGAGATAATGTCACCTTATTTGAAGATTATGCTTCCATAGCTCGTTGGGAAGATTTTGGCACTCGGATTTGGAAAGCTCATCCAAGAGCGTTAAAACTCTGGCAAGAATATGGCTTACCAGAGAATTATCGGGTAGAAAGGCATCGAAAACTTTGCTGTCTAGATGGCCCTTTTAACAAGTTTATCTTCTTTGACGGAGATACGTTGTTAATGAAACCACTGGATGATGTTTATCAAAAGCTAGATGAATATGATTGGCTTGCGAATGACTTTCAATATAAGTCGGATTTGGATTATATTTTTAACTGGACAGAAGAGAAGCTAGAAAAAGTTTTTTCTCTCAAAAATATTAGTAAGAATGTTTTTTGTTCCGGTTGGTTTGCTTCTAAAAAGGGTGTGTTTGATGATGTAATGCTAGCAAACTTACTAGAAAAGTTAGAAGCAGGCGAAGCTGATGCACTAGCGTGGGCAGATTCCGATCAAACAGTTCTCAACTATTTAGTTTTACGAAGTGGGATATCTTACTATAATTACGCCGCTCATACTTCAGCGACTGGGAACCACTGGAGTTCTAAATTTGATGTTGTAGATAATATTCTTTACGACCAAGGAAAACCCCTGACTTACATTCACTATATGAGTGTATCTTCTTCAGATTTCGCGAGGCTTTGCACTGGTGAAGATGTTAATATCCCATATCGAGATGTGTTTTTGCATTATAGATATTTAAAGTCACCAGAACAAAGACCCAAAAGCTTTAAGCGTCAGAGTCCATTAGTCCGTCTACAAAATACTACTACAAGCTTTTTAAATCAAAAAGTCAGCAATATTAAGCTTAACTATCGTAATTTTAAGGATAGAATTACTAAATAA